Proteins co-encoded in one Gossypium arboreum isolate Shixiya-1 chromosome 11, ASM2569848v2, whole genome shotgun sequence genomic window:
- the LOC108472431 gene encoding peroxidase 72, whose amino-acid sequence MAHSMGFITVLSLLAIVPLCLSGKIYGGGGYLYPQFYDHSCPKAQEIVKHFVAKAVAEDPRMAASLLRLHFHDCFVKGCDASILLDSSGTIISEKRSNPNRDSARGFEVIDEIKAAIEKECPHTVSCADIMALAARDSTVLTGGPNWDVPLGRRDSRDASLSGSNNNIPAPNNTFQTILTKFKLQGLDIVDLVALSGSHTIGNARCTSFRQRLYNQAGNGKPDYTLDQSYAAHLRTHCPKSGGDQNLFFLDFVSPVKFDNSYFKNLLAYKGLLSSDEVLFTKNAESRELVKTYAYNQELFFQQFAKSMIKMGNISPLTGYKGEIRKYCRKVNAY is encoded by the exons ATGGCTCATTCTATGGGCTTTATCACAGTTCTTTCTCTTCTTGCCATTGTTCCCCTTTGTTTATCAGGCAAGATATATGGCGGAGGAGGGTACCTCTACCCTCAGTTTTACGATCATTCATGTCCGAAAGCTCAAGAGATTGTGAAACACTTTGTAGCTAAAGCTGTCGCGGAGGATCCTCGTATGGCTGCTTCCTTGCTGAGGCTACACTTCCATGACTGCTTTGTCAAG GGTTGTGATGCATCAATCTTACTAGACAGCAGTGGGACTATAATTAGCGAAAAAAGGTCGAACCCTAACCGTGATTCGGCTAGGGGATTCGAAGTCATAGATGAGATCAAAGCTGCAATAGAGAAAGAGTGTCCTCATACTGTATCATGTGCTGATATTATGGCACTGGCTGCTAGAGATTCTACTGTTCTT ACTGGAGGACCTAATTGGGATGTCCCTCTTGGAAGAAGGGACTCCAGAGATGCAAGCTTGAGTGGCTCTAACAACAATATCCCCGCCCCAAACAACACATTCCAAACAATTCTCACCAAGTTCAAGCTACAAGGCCTCGACATCGTTGATCTCGTAGCACTTTCCG GGAGCCACACAATAGGAAATGCTCGATGCACCAGCTTCAGGCAGAGGCTTTACAACCAAGCAGGCAATGGAAAACCAGACTACACACTTGACCAATCATATGCCGCACATTTGCGCACCCATTGTCCAAAATCAGGTGGTGACCAGAACCTGTTTTTCTTGGATTTTGTGAGCCCTGTGAAGTTTGATAACAGCTACTTCAAGAACTTGTTGGCCTACAAGGGTCTGCTCAGCTCTGACGAAGTTTTGTTTACAAAAAATGCTGAATCAAGGGAATTGGTGAAGACATACGCTTACAATCAGGAACTGTTCTTTCAACAATTTGCTAAGTCCATGATTAAGATGGGAAATATCTCACCATTGACAGGCTACAAGGGTGAGATCAGAAAGTATTGCAGGAAGGTTAATGCTTATTAA
- the LOC108470636 gene encoding uncharacterized protein LOC108470636 yields MKSLRFFSTNLTRIHKTLVPNPSISSSTQSSNSFYLTPTRNYTTPSQESTKQAPSEKVSAIVDELSGLTLLEVMDLTEVLRQKLDVKEMPIMAVMMPGMGFGGAMRGAGKGGAAGPGKGEEKEEEKMVFDVKLEGFDAAAKIKVIKEVRGFTDLGLKEAKDLVEKAPTLLKKGVTKEEAEKIIEKMKEVGAKVSME; encoded by the coding sequence atgaaaagtTTACGGTTTTTTTCCACTAATTTAACTCGAATCCATAAAACCCTTGTTCCAAATCCAAGCATTTCCTCTTCCACCCAATCTTCAAACAGCTTTTACCTTACTCCAACACGAAATTATACCACCCCATCACAAGAATCCACCAAGCAAGCTCCTTCCGAAAAGGTCTCCGCAATCGTCGATGAACTCTCCGGTTTGACTCTGCTCGAAGTCATGGACTTGACCGAAGTCCTCCGTCAAAAACTGGATGTTAAAGAGATGCCGATAATGGCAGTGATGATGCCCGGAATGGGATTCGGTGGGGCCATGAGAGGAGCCGGGAAAGGTGGGGCTGCTGGCCCTGGGAAAGGGGAAGAGAAGGAGGAGGAAAAGATGGTATTCGATGTGAAGCTCGAGGGGTTCGATGCGGCGGCTAAGATTAAGGTTATTAAGGAAGTTAGAGGGTTTACAGATTTGGGGTTGAAAGAAGCTAAAGATTTGGTGGAAAAGGCGCCTACTTTGTTAAAGAAAGGGGTTACTAAAGAAGAAGCTGAGAAGATTATAGAGAAGATGAAAGAGGTTGGAGCTAAAGTCTCCATGGAGTGA